The proteins below are encoded in one region of Candidatus Goldiibacteriota bacterium:
- a CDS encoding ATP-binding cassette domain-containing protein, which translates to MLQVNNLTLEFGEQMILDDVTFNIHSGERIGLVGRNGSGKTSLFKLISGELKPDSGTLSLPKNYTIGYLKQHLDFTQPTVLLEACLGLSEDEKDQVWKAEKMLSGLGFSEDDQLRSPAEFSGGFQVRLNLAKVLLAEPHLLMLDEPTNYLDIISIRWLAKFLQRRENELLIITHDREFMDTVTTHTMAIHRNKIKKIQGPTEKLFSQIAAEEEIYEITRMKEQKIRKEAEDFINRFRAQATRASMVQSRIKALDKMEKKDELSNIQELGFKFNYKNFEAKMPLRVKNLSFGYTDDRMLIEDLSIDVEKRDRICVIGKNGKGKSTLLRLLVGELEPKEGTVKLHPEASAGYFGQTNIERLDSSLTIERELSKVRPDLKYSEVRKVCGAMMFSGDLALKQISVLSGGEKSRVSLGKILLNPANILLLDEPTNHLDIESCDSMVLALDNFDGAVIIVTHSELFLHHLANRLIVFNRDKVSVFEGSYQEFLDKEGWEEDEKKPKKQRVEKDSIKQKSTREELEKQHKRIAAKITEAEKKIDENEEFMEALNIKLADAYTNGEKDIIQQLKAEYDEFRKKMDNGYRELEVMIEEMDKITSKLKAEEQA; encoded by the coding sequence ATGCTTCAGGTAAACAATTTGACTTTGGAATTCGGCGAACAGATGATATTGGACGATGTAACGTTTAATATTCACAGCGGGGAGCGTATCGGCCTTGTGGGCAGAAACGGCTCCGGCAAGACCTCGCTGTTTAAACTTATTTCCGGAGAACTTAAACCGGACAGCGGCACGCTTTCGTTACCCAAGAATTACACTATAGGTTATTTAAAGCAGCACCTTGATTTTACCCAGCCAACCGTGCTTTTGGAAGCATGCCTTGGTTTAAGCGAGGATGAAAAAGACCAGGTATGGAAGGCGGAAAAAATGCTGTCCGGACTTGGATTCTCTGAAGACGACCAGTTAAGGTCGCCGGCGGAATTTTCCGGCGGGTTTCAGGTGCGTTTAAATCTTGCCAAAGTGCTTCTTGCAGAACCGCACCTTTTAATGCTTGACGAGCCTACAAACTATCTGGATATCATATCCATCCGCTGGCTGGCAAAGTTTCTGCAGCGCAGGGAAAATGAACTTTTAATAATCACCCACGACAGGGAATTTATGGATACTGTCACCACGCACACAATGGCGATACACAGGAACAAGATAAAGAAAATTCAGGGGCCCACAGAAAAACTTTTCAGCCAGATAGCCGCCGAAGAGGAAATTTATGAAATTACAAGGATGAAAGAACAGAAGATAAGAAAAGAAGCGGAAGATTTTATAAACCGTTTCCGCGCGCAGGCCACCCGCGCTTCCATGGTACAGTCGCGTATTAAAGCGCTTGATAAAATGGAAAAAAAGGACGAACTTTCAAACATCCAGGAGCTTGGCTTTAAGTTCAATTACAAAAATTTTGAAGCTAAGATGCCCTTAAGGGTAAAGAACCTTTCTTTTGGATATACAGATGACAGGATGCTTATAGAAGACCTTTCAATTGACGTGGAAAAAAGGGACAGGATATGCGTCATTGGAAAAAACGGCAAAGGAAAGTCCACTTTACTGCGCCTTTTAGTGGGCGAGTTGGAGCCAAAAGAAGGAACCGTAAAATTACATCCTGAAGCCAGTGCCGGGTATTTTGGGCAGACCAATATAGAAAGGCTTGATTCGTCGCTTACAATTGAAAGGGAACTTTCAAAAGTAAGGCCGGATTTAAAATACAGCGAAGTAAGAAAGGTCTGCGGCGCTATGATGTTTTCCGGCGACCTTGCGTTAAAACAGATATCCGTACTTTCCGGCGGGGAAAAAAGCCGCGTATCGCTGGGTAAAATTCTGCTTAACCCCGCGAATATATTATTGCTTGACGAACCAACAAACCATCTTGACATAGAGTCGTGCGATTCTATGGTGCTGGCGCTGGATAACTTTGACGGCGCTGTTATCATAGTAACGCACAGCGAGCTTTTTCTGCACCACCTTGCCAACAGGCTTATTGTTTTTAACAGGGATAAAGTTTCTGTTTTTGAAGGGTCATATCAGGAGTTTCTTGATAAAGAAGGATGGGAAGAAGACGAAAAGAAACCAAAGAAACAGAGAGTTGAAAAAGACAGCATAAAGCAGAAAAGCACGCGCGAAGAGCTGGAAAAACAGCATAAGAGAATCGCGGCAAAGATAACCGAAGCGGAGAAAAAGATAGATGAAAATGAAGAGTTTATGGAAGCGCTTAACATAAAACTGGCTGACGCCTATACCAACGGTGAAAAAGACATAATTCAGCAGTTAAAAGCCGAATATGACGAGTTCCGCAAAAAAATGGACAACGGGTACAGGGAACTTGAAGTTATGATAGAAGAGATGGATAAAATAACATCAAAGCTAAAAGCCGAAGAACAGGCCTAG
- the rlmD gene encoding 23S rRNA (uracil(1939)-C(5))-methyltransferase RlmD, translated as MIKKDRRPKKHLQAKHGNNRQPSARPAQPSVTSAARRDITLTIDGFAYGGDGIARFENSTVYVPYALPGSTITARITEEKNKVIQARMVSVTKQSPFYTKPECPYFGECGGCDFMNMPYETQANFKIDIIQSLMEETAGIKNPPMKPLIRYEEPLHYRNRAEYRPAVIGSKVSLGFYRARSHEVIGIHECLLLHPKINLLAKIITDSINENPHSASIYSPSKHKGYLRHVTIRINSRGDALITFVVNGKEPKQFILRAAQALQAQPGIAGILINFNMEETNDVFGSREKILYGRPSIIETAAGISFKLNNSAFFQVNAVMMEKMAEFVGKKIPDRASVLDLYGGVGALTLPSHKKFRDITVIEADRDAAQNLREIIKWNKISHVNIITSKVEDTIDRVLEDKSFDAAVIDPPRSGMHPRVISAIKAAKIGTLIYISCNPSSFARDIADLKSHYHLDEMTPLDQFAQTYHTEIMARLSII; from the coding sequence ATGATAAAAAAAGACAGGCGTCCTAAAAAGCACTTACAGGCAAAACACGGCAATAACAGGCAGCCATCGGCGCGCCCCGCGCAGCCGTCCGTCACATCTGCCGCGCGCAGGGATATTACCCTTACAATTGACGGCTTTGCCTATGGCGGCGACGGAATCGCGCGCTTTGAAAACAGCACGGTTTATGTCCCGTACGCGCTTCCGGGCAGCACAATTACCGCCAGAATAACAGAAGAAAAAAATAAAGTTATTCAGGCAAGAATGGTATCCGTAACAAAACAGTCGCCTTTTTACACAAAACCCGAATGCCCTTATTTTGGCGAATGCGGCGGCTGCGATTTTATGAATATGCCCTACGAAACACAGGCAAATTTTAAAATTGACATAATACAGTCCCTAATGGAAGAGACCGCCGGAATTAAAAACCCGCCTATGAAGCCTTTAATACGTTATGAAGAACCGCTTCATTACCGCAACAGGGCGGAATACAGGCCGGCGGTAATTGGAAGCAAAGTTTCACTTGGCTTTTATCGCGCGCGCAGCCACGAAGTCATAGGTATTCATGAGTGCCTGTTATTGCACCCGAAAATAAACCTGCTTGCAAAGATAATTACTGACTCTATAAACGAAAACCCGCACAGCGCGTCCATTTACAGCCCTTCAAAACATAAAGGCTACCTGCGCCACGTGACAATAAGAATAAACAGCCGCGGCGACGCGCTTATCACCTTTGTGGTAAACGGCAAAGAGCCAAAACAGTTTATCCTGCGTGCCGCTCAGGCGCTGCAGGCACAGCCCGGTATAGCGGGTATTCTTATCAACTTTAACATGGAAGAGACAAATGATGTCTTTGGTTCAAGAGAAAAAATTCTTTACGGCAGGCCGTCTATAATAGAAACCGCCGCGGGCATCTCGTTTAAACTTAATAACAGCGCCTTTTTTCAGGTAAACGCGGTTATGATGGAAAAAATGGCTGAATTTGTCGGCAAGAAAATCCCTGACAGGGCATCTGTCCTGGATTTGTACGGCGGTGTCGGCGCGCTTACCCTTCCGTCGCATAAAAAATTCAGGGACATAACCGTAATTGAAGCAGACAGGGACGCTGCCCAGAACCTGCGCGAAATAATCAAATGGAATAAGATATCACACGTAAACATAATTACAAGCAAAGTGGAAGACACAATAGACAGGGTTCTGGAAGACAAATCCTTTGACGCCGCGGTAATTGACCCGCCGCGTTCAGGGATGCACCCGCGCGTAATAAGCGCGATTAAGGCAGCCAAAATAGGAACGCTTATTTATATTTCCTGCAACCCTTCAAGTTTTGCCCGCGATATAGCGGATTTAAAATCGCATTACCACCTTGATGAAATGACGCCTTTGGACCAATTTGCCCAGACATACCACACGGAAATAATGGCGAGGCTAAGCATTATATAA
- a CDS encoding SDR family NAD(P)-dependent oxidoreductase, producing the protein MEKQLVVITGCDSGIGKSLCETYLKNGYAVAASFLYNSTINSSHDFFQKKMDLRLTEDIKAFYNFALSILQKGFSLSHFINNAGVAVFGPAENLPIAAYRETFDINYFGMVALVKDFIPHLISSRGTIIVIGSTAGKVATPFSSPYCSSKFAVEGFCDSLRRELIPHRIKTILIEPAGIQTPIWKTGWENARQKYFRHFDKKYLKSFEIMEKKVILNPAGRLSQEKCAEKIYRISLKKHPKARYMIAKNYLTEWLKLHVPSPIIDFALPKILGMDYGKKKPQI; encoded by the coding sequence ATGGAAAAACAGCTTGTTGTAATTACAGGGTGTGATTCAGGTATAGGAAAAAGCCTTTGTGAAACATATCTGAAAAATGGTTACGCAGTGGCTGCTTCTTTTCTTTATAATTCCACGATAAATTCCTCCCATGACTTTTTTCAGAAAAAAATGGATCTCAGGCTTACCGAAGATATAAAAGCTTTTTATAATTTTGCCCTGTCAATACTGCAAAAAGGCTTCAGCCTTTCTCATTTTATCAATAACGCGGGGGTGGCCGTGTTTGGCCCGGCGGAAAACCTTCCGATTGCCGCCTACAGGGAAACATTTGACATAAATTACTTTGGTATGGTGGCCCTTGTAAAAGATTTCATCCCGCATCTTATTTCATCCCGCGGAACTATAATAGTAATAGGATCCACCGCCGGAAAAGTTGCCACCCCGTTTTCTTCCCCTTACTGCTCATCTAAATTTGCCGTTGAAGGTTTTTGCGACTCTTTGAGAAGGGAACTTATACCTCACAGAATAAAAACAATCCTTATTGAACCGGCAGGAATTCAAACGCCTATCTGGAAAACAGGGTGGGAAAATGCCAGGCAGAAGTATTTCCGGCACTTTGACAAAAAATACCTTAAATCTTTTGAGATAATGGAAAAAAAGGTGATATTAAATCCCGCGGGAAGGCTTTCGCAGGAAAAATGCGCGGAAAAAATATACCGCATATCTTTAAAAAAACACCCGAAAGCAAGATATATGATAGCAAAAAATTATCTGACAGAGTGGCTTAAACTTCACGTACCTTCGCCGATAATTGATTTTGCCCTGCCAAAAATACTTGGAATGGATTATGGAAAAAAGAAGCCGCAGATTTAA
- a CDS encoding transporter substrate-binding domain-containing protein: MGKTGTARVLVIFFVLILFFPVYIMPAGTISEINVVIDDNYPPYSFREKNGELVGISIDHWKLWEKKTGIKVNIEGLQWSSAFEKMDTGKADVIDSIFKTPERQKKYLFTHPYAVIEVPVFFHKDISGIRDIESLHGFKIGVKTNDACIEVLKKNGITEMTEYSDYAEIIAEAAAGMIKVFCVDKPPAIYYLNKRKIEDDFKYSMNLYTGAFHRAVNKNRTELLAVVEKGFNAISAEEYKKTDVAWRGAEIISRRELILFLSIFVALSFFVFMVLFVWNKSLKNEVDKKTKEIKITLDELRLSENRFKAIFESSFDFVGLLTADGSIIDANKRSFDIFSGSFENVKGIKIWDVPWRYINEADNKQLKYGVEEASKGKIFRYETSIRFSDGREIKADVSISPVMGRDGRVEMIVIEARDITDIFTALEAVKVSEEKFRSLAEQQMMGIVIVKEGKVVFANKGFCDLSAIDYKEAQMLTLGGFLAKLQDENGVVTEERFKECRHEITCNLILRDNKGEATWVAVNKKDIMFENSAATLINIIDISQVIEAQKKLEITVEELLKSNEELEKFAYVASHDLQEPLRMIYIYSELLIKKYGTDINAEGKEYLDNIMNGALRLRQLIKDLLEYSRVGNKSKAEPFTDVDMNEVVQTCIMDMNAAIQESNIKISKGNLPVIRAAKTQMLRLMENLTGNAVKFTRNVKEPEITISAEKKGNEWEFCVKDNGIGIEEEYKEKIFEIFEKLHSRDEYEGTGIGLAVCRKIVTQHKGKIWVSSRVNEGAAFYFTVPAD; the protein is encoded by the coding sequence ATGGGGAAAACAGGGACTGCACGCGTACTGGTGATTTTTTTTGTTTTAATTTTATTTTTTCCTGTCTATATAATGCCTGCCGGGACAATATCTGAAATTAATGTTGTAATTGATGACAATTATCCCCCCTATTCTTTTCGCGAAAAAAACGGCGAACTTGTCGGTATTTCAATAGACCACTGGAAACTTTGGGAGAAAAAGACGGGTATAAAGGTAAATATTGAAGGGCTGCAGTGGAGCAGCGCGTTTGAAAAAATGGATACAGGCAAGGCGGATGTTATAGATTCAATTTTTAAAACTCCGGAAAGGCAGAAAAAGTACCTGTTTACCCATCCGTACGCTGTTATAGAGGTTCCCGTGTTTTTTCATAAAGATATATCCGGTATCCGTGATATAGAGTCGCTTCATGGGTTTAAAATAGGCGTAAAAACGAATGATGCCTGCATTGAGGTGCTTAAAAAGAACGGCATAACGGAAATGACAGAATACAGCGATTACGCGGAGATTATTGCCGAAGCCGCCGCGGGTATGATAAAAGTTTTCTGCGTGGACAAGCCGCCGGCGATATATTATCTGAATAAAAGAAAAATAGAGGATGATTTTAAGTACAGTATGAACCTTTATACAGGGGCCTTTCACAGGGCTGTGAATAAAAACCGGACGGAACTGCTGGCTGTTGTTGAAAAAGGTTTTAACGCGATAAGCGCGGAAGAATATAAAAAAACAGATGTTGCCTGGCGCGGCGCGGAAATAATCAGCAGAAGGGAATTGATACTTTTTTTGTCGATTTTTGTGGCTTTAAGTTTCTTTGTTTTCATGGTGCTTTTTGTCTGGAATAAGTCCTTAAAGAATGAAGTTGATAAAAAGACAAAAGAAATTAAGATTACTCTTGATGAGTTGAGATTAAGCGAAAACCGTTTTAAAGCCATATTTGAATCCTCTTTTGATTTTGTCGGGCTGCTGACCGCGGATGGAAGTATAATTGATGCCAATAAAAGGTCTTTTGATATATTTTCCGGTTCTTTTGAAAATGTCAAAGGTATAAAAATCTGGGATGTTCCGTGGCGGTATATCAATGAGGCTGACAATAAACAGCTGAAGTATGGCGTAGAGGAAGCTTCTAAGGGGAAAATATTCAGATATGAAACAAGTATCCGTTTTTCTGACGGCAGGGAAATAAAAGCGGATGTATCAATTTCCCCTGTAATGGGAAGGGACGGCAGGGTTGAAATGATTGTGATAGAAGCAAGGGATATAACGGATATTTTTACGGCACTGGAAGCGGTAAAGGTGTCTGAAGAAAAATTCAGGAGCCTTGCTGAACAGCAGATGATGGGAATTGTTATAGTGAAGGAAGGTAAGGTGGTCTTCGCGAACAAAGGTTTTTGTGACCTTTCAGCCATTGATTATAAAGAGGCGCAGATGCTTACGCTTGGCGGTTTTCTGGCAAAACTACAGGATGAAAATGGAGTGGTTACTGAAGAACGGTTTAAAGAGTGCCGTCATGAGATTACATGTAATTTGATATTAAGGGATAATAAAGGTGAAGCAACGTGGGTGGCGGTTAATAAGAAAGATATAATGTTTGAAAATTCTGCGGCAACCCTTATAAACATTATTGATATATCACAGGTAATAGAAGCGCAGAAGAAACTTGAGATTACAGTGGAAGAGCTTTTAAAATCAAATGAAGAACTTGAAAAATTCGCGTATGTGGCGTCGCATGACCTGCAGGAACCGCTGCGTATGATATATATATATTCGGAGCTGCTTATTAAAAAGTACGGCACGGACATAAACGCGGAAGGAAAAGAATACCTGGATAATATAATGAACGGGGCCTTAAGGTTAAGGCAGCTTATTAAAGACCTTCTGGAATATTCAAGGGTTGGCAATAAAAGCAAAGCAGAGCCTTTTACGGACGTGGATATGAATGAAGTTGTACAGACCTGTATTATGGATATGAACGCGGCCATACAGGAGTCTAATATAAAAATAAGCAAAGGAAATCTTCCGGTTATACGCGCGGCAAAAACGCAGATGTTAAGGCTTATGGAAAATCTTACAGGCAACGCGGTTAAATTTACAAGAAATGTTAAAGAACCCGAAATTACAATTTCCGCGGAGAAAAAGGGAAATGAGTGGGAGTTCTGCGTAAAAGACAACGGCATAGGAATAGAAGAAGAGTATAAGGAAAAAATATTTGAAATATTTGAAAAACTGCACAGCCGGGATGAATATGAAGGCACGGGAATAGGGCTTGCAGTCTGCAGAAAAATAGTAACCCAGCACAAAGGAAAAATATGGGTAAGTTCACGCGTAAACGAAGGCGCCGCTTTTTATTTTACTGTTCCGGCTGATTAA
- a CDS encoding response regulator: protein MERKKILLAEDESSVMCAIVETLSPYYDVKAVENGKKAVETAEKNVPDLIILDIMMPVMDGITACRVIRSKSSLRKVPVMFLTARGQVTDVENGFNAGADSYIIKPFSAAVLLKKIETVFSKVSIREKIKR from the coding sequence ATGGAAAGGAAAAAAATTTTACTGGCTGAAGATGAATCTTCCGTAATGTGTGCCATCGTAGAAACGCTTTCTCCTTACTATGATGTAAAAGCCGTGGAGAACGGGAAAAAAGCCGTTGAAACGGCTGAAAAAAATGTTCCTGATCTTATTATACTGGATATAATGATGCCTGTAATGGATGGAATAACCGCGTGCAGGGTTATAAGGTCAAAAAGCAGCCTGCGAAAAGTTCCGGTTATGTTTTTAACCGCAAGAGGGCAGGTAACTGATGTTGAAAATGGATTTAATGCCGGCGCGGACAGTTATATAATAAAGCCTTTCTCCGCGGCAGTTCTGCTGAAAAAAATAGAGACTGTTTTTTCGAAAGTCAGTATCAGGGAAAAAATTAAGCGGTAA
- a CDS encoding PAS domain S-box protein gives MYKEMQSFLWTETILQSMEDAVVAVDDEIKGVFLNRAAQQLFGAKNGITAEVFFETLTPSQLKDSLIKVIRSNKRKKIEIEIKRSGILFYYAVILVPIKENGGGRPGCVAVLRDITEKKKLEEMQSEFLNMVSHELRTPLTPIQVYSELISGGKCGIEKAREYSLIINREIKRLGALIGDVLDLSRLEAGKEIPLSREHNDLISIICEVKNTFSASAGRHKIICDCPVPVKVFADRDKISQVLINLISNAVKYSPEGGSITIKAGESAEESFFSVSDEGIGISSENLKKIFDKFYRVQDSKIKSSAGGAGIGLSITKRIIDLHGGRITVKSEEEKGSEFCVFLPKKENTKEVTENGKEKNFTG, from the coding sequence ATGTATAAAGAAATGCAGTCGTTCTTATGGACGGAAACAATTCTTCAAAGTATGGAAGACGCTGTTGTTGCTGTAGATGATGAAATAAAAGGTGTTTTTTTAAACAGGGCCGCCCAGCAGCTTTTTGGAGCTAAAAATGGAATAACTGCCGAAGTGTTTTTTGAAACGCTTACGCCGTCACAATTAAAAGACAGCCTTATAAAGGTGATACGCAGTAATAAAAGAAAAAAGATTGAAATAGAGATAAAAAGATCCGGAATTTTGTTTTATTATGCCGTTATACTTGTTCCAATAAAGGAAAATGGGGGCGGGCGTCCGGGATGTGTTGCTGTTTTAAGGGATATCACTGAAAAAAAGAAACTTGAAGAAATGCAGTCGGAATTTTTAAATATGGTTTCACATGAGTTAAGGACTCCTTTGACTCCTATTCAGGTTTACAGCGAGCTGATAAGCGGGGGAAAGTGCGGGATTGAAAAAGCAAGGGAGTATTCACTTATCATTAACCGGGAGATAAAAAGGCTTGGCGCGCTTATTGGAGATGTGCTTGACCTGTCAAGGCTGGAAGCAGGTAAAGAAATACCTTTATCACGCGAGCATAATGACCTTATAAGCATAATTTGTGAAGTTAAGAACACATTTTCAGCGTCTGCGGGCAGGCATAAAATAATATGTGATTGTCCGGTGCCTGTAAAAGTTTTCGCGGACAGGGATAAAATATCACAGGTTTTAATCAACCTTATCTCAAATGCCGTAAAATATTCGCCTGAAGGGGGAAGTATTACAATAAAGGCGGGTGAATCAGCGGAGGAATCATTTTTTTCGGTATCTGATGAAGGCATAGGAATATCTTCGGAAAATTTAAAGAAAATTTTTGATAAGTTCTACAGGGTGCAGGACAGTAAAATTAAGTCCTCTGCGGGAGGGGCAGGCATAGGGCTTTCAATAACAAAGCGCATAATAGACCTGCACGGCGGCAGGATAACTGTAAAAAGCGAAGAAGAAAAAGGAAGCGAATTTTGTGTATTCCTTCCTAAAAAAGAAAATACAAAAGAGGTGACAGAAAATGGAAAGGAAAAAAATTTTACTGGCTGA
- a CDS encoding amphi-Trp domain-containing protein: protein MEKKEVGMEGLMELNDAVGYLEGIVKSLKEGKIFVQKGEEVVELNPEKNVFFELNVKQKKSKEKISIDLFWGKNTKEEKEEEPEQVVISSKGPAGYGTEKE from the coding sequence ATGGAAAAAAAAGAGGTTGGCATGGAAGGTTTGATGGAACTTAATGACGCTGTAGGCTATCTTGAAGGCATCGTGAAAAGCCTTAAGGAAGGAAAGATTTTTGTTCAGAAAGGGGAGGAAGTTGTGGAGCTTAACCCCGAGAAGAATGTTTTTTTTGAACTGAATGTAAAACAGAAAAAATCAAAAGAAAAAATATCAATAGATCTTTTTTGGGGGAAAAACACAAAAGAAGAAAAAGAAGAAGAACCGGAACAGGTTGTTATTTCTTCAAAAGGGCCTGCGGGGTATGGCACGGAAAAAGAATAA
- a CDS encoding amphi-Trp domain-containing protein, with product MSKKEIEAKWDVDMEKAAVYFEELAKSMRTGTIYIRSSEEIVVLKPSKIIEIKVEACSKKHSEKIEIKMSWEKIQENGQDLTISPDKN from the coding sequence ATGTCAAAAAAAGAAATTGAAGCAAAATGGGATGTTGATATGGAAAAGGCTGCCGTATATTTTGAAGAGCTTGCGAAAAGCATGAGAACAGGAACAATTTATATCAGAAGTTCGGAGGAAATTGTGGTTCTTAAACCGTCAAAGATTATTGAAATTAAAGTGGAAGCCTGCAGTAAAAAACACAGCGAAAAGATTGAAATAAAAATGTCGTGGGAAAAGATACAGGAAAACGGGCAGGACCTGACAATAAGCCCCGATAAAAACTGA
- a CDS encoding HprK-related kinase B, with protein sequence MIESISVEQFNETINRSVRIKGAVTLNFGGCVIRVESNSENLLKKLSDYYGEFTDEALNADIVVKAVDGEAPDFDLKFIKKQPEPGKKKIKEEYADIAGGRIIKKIITGMVFLTGKNVSTAVGPCALNDNQIVNFINNRYIEWLLKKGGLLMHASGICYQNNGMCISGFSGAGKSTMALNMMRRGMKFISNDRVIAVKEKGGIVMKGIPKLPRVNPGTVLGNSALINVIPEEEREEYFRIPVDELWELEHKYDVKIDEVFGKNRFVLEAPMKSLVILNWKRGAEQKVKCEKVDLYRKRNLLPAFMKDTGLFFIQYSGEMQYDGTEEAYLKLFENMPVYEITGGVDFDEATEILIEIIEGSNAEKRR encoded by the coding sequence GTGATAGAAAGCATAAGTGTTGAACAGTTTAATGAGACAATAAACAGATCGGTAAGGATAAAAGGCGCTGTTACGCTTAATTTTGGCGGTTGTGTTATCAGGGTTGAATCAAATTCTGAAAATCTGTTAAAAAAACTTTCTGATTATTACGGTGAATTCACGGATGAAGCGCTGAACGCGGATATTGTTGTTAAAGCCGTTGACGGTGAAGCCCCTGATTTTGACCTTAAATTCATAAAAAAGCAGCCTGAACCCGGCAAGAAAAAAATAAAGGAAGAGTACGCGGATATCGCGGGAGGAAGGATAATAAAAAAGATAATTACCGGGATGGTATTTCTTACCGGTAAAAATGTCAGCACTGCCGTCGGGCCGTGCGCGTTAAATGATAATCAGATTGTAAATTTTATAAACAACAGGTATATAGAATGGCTTTTAAAAAAAGGCGGCCTTTTAATGCATGCGTCAGGAATATGTTATCAGAATAACGGCATGTGTATAAGCGGATTTTCAGGCGCCGGAAAATCCACAATGGCGCTTAATATGATGAGGCGGGGCATGAAATTCATAAGCAATGACAGGGTAATTGCAGTTAAGGAAAAAGGCGGGATTGTTATGAAAGGGATACCTAAGCTGCCAAGGGTTAATCCGGGGACTGTACTTGGGAATTCCGCCCTGATAAATGTTATTCCCGAGGAGGAAAGGGAGGAATATTTCAGAATACCTGTTGATGAACTGTGGGAGCTGGAACATAAATATGACGTTAAGATTGATGAAGTTTTTGGAAAAAACAGGTTTGTACTTGAAGCGCCGATGAAATCACTTGTGATTTTAAACTGGAAAAGGGGAGCGGAACAGAAGGTTAAATGTGAAAAAGTTGATTTGTACAGAAAAAGGAATCTATTACCGGCTTTTATGAAGGATACAGGGCTGTTTTTTATTCAGTACAGCGGAGAAATGCAGTACGACGGTACTGAAGAAGCATATTTGAAATTGTTTGAAAACATGCCGGTTTATGAGATTACAGGAGGTGTGGATTTTGATGAGGCTACCGAAATTCTTATTGAGATTATTGAAGGTTCAAACGCTGAAAAAAGGAGGTGA
- a CDS encoding GAK system ATP-grasp enzyme: protein MKKTGVIGIPGGWSTEKMCQSIKAKTGSVILIDMAQVTADFEKNTLFYKGEDLSELDAVIIKKIDSEYSPACIDRLEMAGMLKRRGVKVFSDPDTMKQMIGRLSCTASLREGLIPMPPTFVTADAVLASEAVRDFGKAVLKPLFSTKARGMKVIDAETDNVDECVSDFIKAGNPIIYIQKIINIADKDLGITFIGDEYIGTYARMKNEGAWNTTINSGGKYVKYNPSDEIINLARKARDIFKLDFTCVDVVEAKEGIFVFEVSAFGGFRGLLDACGIDAAGIYADYVLKEAMR, encoded by the coding sequence GTGAAAAAAACAGGTGTAATTGGAATTCCGGGCGGATGGTCAACCGAAAAAATGTGTCAAAGCATTAAAGCTAAAACAGGTTCTGTGATTCTGATTGATATGGCGCAAGTTACAGCTGATTTTGAAAAAAACACGCTTTTTTATAAGGGTGAAGACCTGTCTGAACTTGATGCTGTAATTATAAAAAAAATAGACAGTGAGTATTCCCCTGCCTGTATTGACAGGCTGGAAATGGCGGGAATGCTGAAGAGGCGCGGGGTAAAAGTTTTTTCAGATCCGGATACAATGAAACAGATGATAGGCCGCTTAAGCTGTACGGCGTCTTTAAGGGAGGGTTTGATTCCAATGCCTCCGACTTTTGTAACCGCTGATGCCGTGCTTGCGTCAGAGGCGGTAAGAGATTTTGGAAAGGCTGTATTGAAGCCGTTATTCTCAACCAAGGCAAGGGGCATGAAAGTTATTGATGCCGAAACTGATAATGTTGATGAATGCGTAAGTGATTTTATAAAAGCCGGGAATCCCATAATATACATTCAAAAAATAATCAACATCGCTGATAAGGACCTTGGCATAACGTTTATAGGCGATGAATATATAGGTACTTATGCAAGGATGAAAAATGAAGGCGCGTGGAACACTACAATTAACAGCGGCGGAAAGTATGTTAAGTATAATCCTTCGGATGAAATAATAAATCTGGCAAGAAAAGCGCGTGATATTTTTAAACTTGATTTTACATGTGTTGATGTTGTTGAAGCTAAAGAAGGGATTTTTGTCTTTGAAGTATCGGCTTTTGGCGGTTTCAGGGGGCTTTTAGACGCGTGCGGTATTGATGCCGCCGGAATATACGCTGATTATGTATTAAAGGAGGCAATGAGGTGA